A region of Lathamus discolor isolate bLatDis1 chromosome 14, bLatDis1.hap1, whole genome shotgun sequence DNA encodes the following proteins:
- the LOC136022054 gene encoding C-C motif chemokine 3-like translates to MKVSAAALVALLLVAACSPSEAHLDAVPTTCCFTYHQRPIPRRLITSAYITSSSCSQPGVIMVTKKKELCTDPRAAWVQAHLQHFQSLKN, encoded by the exons ATGAAGGTCTCCGCAGCCGCTCTGGTCGCTCTCCTCCTCGTGGCCGCCTGCTCCCCATCTGAGGCCCATCTCG ATGCTGTCCCCACCACGTGCTGCTTCACCTACCACCAGCGCCCCATCCCGCGGCGCCTCATCACCTCTGCCTAtatcaccagcagcagctgcagccagccgggagtgat catggtcactaagaagaaggagctgtgcacagacccccgggcggcctgggtgcaggcacatctgcagcacttccagagcctgaagaactga
- the HSF5 gene encoding heat shock factor protein 5, whose amino-acid sequence MEGQRLPGAADPSRFPGRLWQLASSPSCGSVRWDARGEGLLIDRRLFERELLGAGPAGGGAALGAGFFKTGNFASFVRQLNLYGFRKLRPGPLQRRPGADAGGSGEPLLHFHNPHFRRDRPDLLVHLKRLTSANKAKLAAGLQVPNRPPQCSQRLPGTALHWDPLLPPSALGGAARPGLVTGGEVPQPGGPESFFGYSDKAALGQNPGTFVTEPFQQTPIPLRTWPGSFGLVPGHWASPAFPGPGAPFPVLHKCPTEVTYTLQTVFSLLPLQRGAPAGAASLPQDSGCASPGQCSQAPDPTAALQRPSPPAQEEPLAVSARAAAAACTDCGFVQSPPAQPPSAAECLPSGGASGEEKVMEELSFEATLEALDKMLSPPDAELVTVEPVGSEMSAPQSVRSQPLLVNSGNSDTPSAAEDSELAPLTPAAPDASFLMEAAQALAAAEGCDGELLFVPYDTASVERAAAAEMALEPVATQEAPEEGRERVDQCPAQLPELFVLEGLFGGEQENTRVQWDAVTEERQLPSGSEAVSKPVEEPGSPVKPGCRKRRHSWDEGAQELGGGACKRGCLAEEDTGMRNV is encoded by the exons ATGGAGGGGCagcggctgcccggcgctgCCGACCCCAGCCGCTTCCCGGGCCGGCTGTGGCAGCTGGCGAGCAGCCCGAGCTGCGGCTCCGTGCGCTGGGACGCCCGCGGCGAGGGGCTGCTCATCGACCGGCGGCTCTTCGAGCGGGAGCTGCTGGGCGCGGGGCCGGCCGGCGGGGGCGCGGCGCTGGGCGCCGGCTTCTTCAAGACCGGGAACTTCGCCAGCTTCGTCCGGCAGCTCAACCTGTACGGGTTCCGCAAGCTGCGGCCGGGGCCCCTGCAGCGCCGGCCGGGGGCCGATGCCGGCGGCTCGGGCGAGCCCTTGCTCCACTTCCACAACCCCCATTTCCGCCGCGACCGCCCCGACCTCCTCGTCCACCTGAAGCGCCTGACGAGCGCCAACAAGGCCAAGCTGGCGGCCGGCCTGCAGGTGCCCAACCGCCcgccccagtgctcccagcgCCTGCCCGGCACGGCGCTGCACTGGGACCCGCTGCTGCCGCCCTCGGCGCTCGGCGGGGCTGCCAGGcccg gactggtgactgGAGGAGAGGTTCCTCAACCTGGTGGTCCAGAGAGCTTCTTTGGTTACTCGGACAAAGCGGCCTTGGGCCAGAACCCAGGCACTTTCGTGACAGAGCCTTTCCAGCAGACTCCAATCCCTCTGAGAACATGGCCGGGTTCCTTTGGGCTGGTGCCAGGGCACTGGGCTTCCCCAGCTTTTCCAGGCCCAGGGGCTCCCTTTCCCGTCCTGCACAAGTGTCCCACAGAGGTCACGTACACTCTGCAGACCGTGTTCTCGCTCCTGCCGCTGCAGCGAGGGGCTCCAGCTGGGGCCGCTTCCCTCCCGCAAGACAGCGGCTGCGCGTCTCCAGGGCAGTGCTCGCAAGCCCCCGATCCAACGG CGGCGCTGCAGCGTCCTTCACCCCCTGCCCAGGAAGAGCCTCTCGCTGTCAGCGCCAGGGCTGCGGCTGCGGCGTGCACCGACTGCggctttgtgcag AGTCCACCAGcgcagccaccttctgcagctgaatgcctGCCCTCTGGCGGGGCATCTGGTGAAGAGAAGGTGATGGAGGAATTAAGTTTTGAAGCCACACTTGAGGCTCTGGATAAGATGCTTTCACCACCCGACGCTGAATTAGTGACAGTGGAACCTGTGGGGAGCGAGATGTCAGCCCCTCAGTCTGTCAGAAGTCAGCCTCTCCTGGTTAATAGCGGGAACAGCGACACCCCTTCTGCCGCTGAGGACAGTGAGCTGGCACCTCTGACTCCTGCAGCGCCGGACGCATCGTTTCTGATGGAAGCAGCTCAAGCATTAGCTGCTGCAGAAGGCTGTGACGGAGAACTTCTTTTTGTTCCCTACGACACTGCATCCGTAGAACGtgccgctgctgctgaaatggcaCTAGAACCTGTGGCCACACAGGAAGCCCCCGAAGAAGGGAGAGAACGGGTGGATCAGTGCCCAGCTCAACTGCCTGAACTCTTTGTTCTGGAAGGACTGTTCGGTGGAGAGCAG GAGAATACTCGTGTTCAGTGGGACGCAGTGACAGAAGAGAGACAATTGCCTTCAGGAAGCGAGGCAGTGAGCAAACCTGTAGAAGAGCCAGGGTCACCCGTCAAACCTggctgcaggaaaagaagacaCAGCTGGGACGAGG GTGCCCAGGAGCTGGGAGGTGGAGCCTGCAAGCGGGGCTGCTTGGCGGAGGAAGACACCGGAATGAGGAACGTGTGA